The Zingiber officinale cultivar Zhangliang chromosome 9A, Zo_v1.1, whole genome shotgun sequence genome window below encodes:
- the LOC122021199 gene encoding probable C-terminal domain small phosphatase yields the protein MVSKFATRASSCRSRSPVGHHAAGGKKITPRSSPSPIKAAIARSVRSCRRRLTKLFSRIAILGGVSSSPQNHGFLRLGSTPTKPLLHPTPMATAAAKATAELPPPSFPEKKTVFLDLDETLVQSRTDPPPDRYDFTVHPSIDGRVVPFYVLKRPGADELLRAAAGDFEVVVFTAGLREYASLVLDRLDPAGNLIAHRLYRDSCREMEGKLVKDLARVGRALDRAVLVDDNPNAYVLQPENALRVTPFSDDLCDRELSKVIKFFEVAALFEDMRDAVAYYRSELGDHKPKPVCLLP from the coding sequence ATGGTTTCCAAATTTGCCACCAGGGCCTCCTCCTGCCGTAGCCGAAGCCCCGTCGGCCACCATGCCGCCGGTGGAAAGAAGATTACTCCCCGGTCCTCTCCTTCCCCCATCAAGGCCGCCATTGCTCGTTCCGTCCGCTCCTGCCGCCGCCGCCTCACGAAGCTCTTCTCCCGCATCGCCATCCTCGGCGGCGTGTCCTCGAGCCCTCAAAATCACGGGTTCCTCCGCCTCGGATCCACCCCCACCAAACCCCTCCTCCACCCTACTCCCATGGCCACGGCGGCGGCGAAGGCGACGGCGGAGCTCCCGCCCCCGTCTTTTCCCGAGAAGAAAACTGTGTTTTTGGACCTCGACGAGACGCTGGTTCAGTCCCGCACTGACCCCCCACCGGATCGCTACGACTTTACCGTCCACCCTTCGATCGACGGACGCGTCGTGCCCTTCTACGTTCTAAAGCGGCCGGGCGCGGACGAGCTGCTCCGCGCCGCCGCAGGGGACTTCGAGGTTGTGGTGTTCACCGCCGGCCTGAGGGAGTATGCCTCCCTCGTACTCGATCGCCTTGACCCCGCTGGCAACCTCATCGCCCACCGCCTCTACCGCGATTCCTGCAGGGAGATGGAGGGGAAGCTCGTAAAAGATCTCGCCCGGGTCGGGCGCGCCCTCGACCGGGCGGTGCTGGTCGACGATAACCCCAACGCCTACGTCCTGCAGCCGGAGAACGCGCTCCGGGTGACGCCCTTCTCCGACGACCTCTGCGACCGGGAACTCTCCAAAGTGATCAAGTTCTTTGAGGTGGCGGCGCTCTTCGAGGACATGCGTGACGCCGTCGCTTACTACCGGTCGGAGCTCGGAGATCACAAACCAAAACCAGTGTGCCTTCTTCCATGA
- the LOC122019576 gene encoding elongation factor 2-like: protein MKFSESSNYYGCSKSVLDGQDARVVDAHPIRAMKFSVSSVVRVAVQSKSGPMVVCTIEESGEHIVVGAGELHLEICLKDLKEDFMGGTKTIVSDPVVSFRETVLEKSNRTVMRTT, encoded by the exons ATGAAGTTCTCCGAGAGCTCCAACTACTATGGATGCTCTAAGAGTGTGCTGGATGGGCAAGATGCAAGA GTAGTAGATGCTCATCCTATCAGAGCTATGAAGTTTTCAGTTTCTTCTGTGGTTCGTGTTGCAGTGCAAT CCAAATCAGGTCCCATGGTGGTGTGTACAATCGAAGAATCTGGTGAGCACATTGTTGTTGGTGCTGGTGAGCTACATCTTGAGATCTGCTTGAAAGATTTGAAGGAAGATTTCATGGGAGGAACAAAGACCATTGTTTCAGATCCAGTGGTTTCTTTCCGTGAAACTGTGTTGGAGAAATCAAATAGGACTGTTATGCGAACTACCTAG